A genomic segment from Juglans regia cultivar Chandler chromosome 14, Walnut 2.0, whole genome shotgun sequence encodes:
- the LOC108990971 gene encoding uncharacterized protein LOC108990971 isoform X1, with translation MDEFGSLWSYQESMDELRLKLFYANLELESLKMEANEEIRKNKEYVKSLLNLLKIANQERDEARDQLQKLLNKLMPSSTTELPSVPTHVQPESPLVIIPAKANSSITESNSLSETHNHHSHGSSPVDSFFDAVSSPDFSNINVVDSGNMGLVNQHLVHKYCSGYVSPGLASSGKVKIDPDSEVIENLVKGKALPEKGKLLQAVMEAGPLLQTLIVAGPLPRWRNPPPSQPFKIPPVSIEGFETANISFKSAATASFGIQKTQSSSPYPVMSRGSSQACSASVINFCADPASSCLSNPRLLTSCASFNNHIPESKRQRFQ, from the exons ATGGATGAGTTTGGTTCTCTGTGGAGTTACCAAGAG AGCATGGATGAGTTGAGGCTGAAGCTTTTCTACGCCAATCTTGAACTGGAATCATTGAAAATGGAAGCAAATGAGGAAATCAGAAAGAACAAGGAGTACGTGAAGAGTTTGCTCAATCTTCTAAAGATTGCAAACCAAGAGCGAGATGAAGCTAGAGATCAGCTGCAGAAGCTTCTGAACAAGCTCATGCCCTCTAGCACTACTGAATTACCCAGCGTTCCCACCCATGTCCAACCTGAAAGTCCCCTCGTAATAATACCTGCAAAAGCAAACTCAAGCATTACAGAATCTAACAGTCTGTCTGAAACACATAACCACCATTCTCATGGATCTTCCCCTGTAGATTCGTTCTTTGACGCTGTTTCATCTCCGGATTTCTCCAACATTAATGTGGTTGATTCAGGAAACATGGGTCTTGTGAATCAGCACCTTGTTCATAAGTATTGTAGTGGCTATGTTTCCCCAGGCTTAGCCTCTTCAGGAAAGGTAAAGATCGATCCGGATTCTGAAGTGATTGAGAATCTTGTTAAAGGAAAAGCTCTCCCTGAAAAGGGAAAACTCCTGCAGGCTGTGATGGAAGCCGGCCCTTTACTTCAGACACTGATTGTTGCGGGGCCACTTCCTCGTTGGAGAAATCCTCCTCCTTCGCAGCCATTCAAAATCCCTCCTGTTTCCATTGAAGGTTTTGAAACTGCAAATATCAGTTTTAAATCTGCTGCAACTGCAAGCTTTGGGATTCAGAAAACACAGAGCTCATCCCCATATCCTGTAATGTCTCGTGGGAGTTCCCAAGCTTGTTCTGCCTCTGTGATAAATTTTTGTGCCGATCCTGCTTCTTCCTGTTTGAGCAATCCACGGCTATTGACTTCTTGTGCTAGTTTTAACAATCATATCCCAGAATCCAAGCGGCAAAGGTTTCAATGA
- the LOC108990971 gene encoding uncharacterized protein LOC108990971 isoform X2: MDELRLKLFYANLELESLKMEANEEIRKNKEYVKSLLNLLKIANQERDEARDQLQKLLNKLMPSSTTELPSVPTHVQPESPLVIIPAKANSSITESNSLSETHNHHSHGSSPVDSFFDAVSSPDFSNINVVDSGNMGLVNQHLVHKYCSGYVSPGLASSGKVKIDPDSEVIENLVKGKALPEKGKLLQAVMEAGPLLQTLIVAGPLPRWRNPPPSQPFKIPPVSIEGFETANISFKSAATASFGIQKTQSSSPYPVMSRGSSQACSASVINFCADPASSCLSNPRLLTSCASFNNHIPESKRQRFQ, translated from the coding sequence ATGGATGAGTTGAGGCTGAAGCTTTTCTACGCCAATCTTGAACTGGAATCATTGAAAATGGAAGCAAATGAGGAAATCAGAAAGAACAAGGAGTACGTGAAGAGTTTGCTCAATCTTCTAAAGATTGCAAACCAAGAGCGAGATGAAGCTAGAGATCAGCTGCAGAAGCTTCTGAACAAGCTCATGCCCTCTAGCACTACTGAATTACCCAGCGTTCCCACCCATGTCCAACCTGAAAGTCCCCTCGTAATAATACCTGCAAAAGCAAACTCAAGCATTACAGAATCTAACAGTCTGTCTGAAACACATAACCACCATTCTCATGGATCTTCCCCTGTAGATTCGTTCTTTGACGCTGTTTCATCTCCGGATTTCTCCAACATTAATGTGGTTGATTCAGGAAACATGGGTCTTGTGAATCAGCACCTTGTTCATAAGTATTGTAGTGGCTATGTTTCCCCAGGCTTAGCCTCTTCAGGAAAGGTAAAGATCGATCCGGATTCTGAAGTGATTGAGAATCTTGTTAAAGGAAAAGCTCTCCCTGAAAAGGGAAAACTCCTGCAGGCTGTGATGGAAGCCGGCCCTTTACTTCAGACACTGATTGTTGCGGGGCCACTTCCTCGTTGGAGAAATCCTCCTCCTTCGCAGCCATTCAAAATCCCTCCTGTTTCCATTGAAGGTTTTGAAACTGCAAATATCAGTTTTAAATCTGCTGCAACTGCAAGCTTTGGGATTCAGAAAACACAGAGCTCATCCCCATATCCTGTAATGTCTCGTGGGAGTTCCCAAGCTTGTTCTGCCTCTGTGATAAATTTTTGTGCCGATCCTGCTTCTTCCTGTTTGAGCAATCCACGGCTATTGACTTCTTGTGCTAGTTTTAACAATCATATCCCAGAATCCAAGCGGCAAAGGTTTCAATGA
- the LOC109015633 gene encoding NEP1-interacting protein 2-like: MSGCRSKQEENPYIDGPINILAAHTIIGFPQYYHLPFARPYLVCFDLINNPISSQTQKYLQTYQHRQSPSLEPLHFYVPIYKNSPMNKWEISFIASVCTIVLLCSYYSILKSACLAFRGATSRNRDRRRLMNEADPESDDLSLQFHSHGLESSILNSIPITQFEKKNEGEDTERNTECAVCLGEFEEGQWLKHLPNCTHAFHVPCIDTWFQSHSNCPLCRSHIYDVDIHHESSISLHTMLETLRREDFFHERAARYQILHSTIIADSGPRHESSNGTS, translated from the coding sequence ATGTCTGGGTGTCGGAGTAAACAAGAAGAGAATCCCTACATAGATGGCCCTATAAACATTTTGGCGGCTCATACAATAATAGGGTTTCCTCAATATTATCACCTACCGTTTGCACGTCCATATCTAGTCTGCTTCGATCTAATTAACAACCCCATTTCCTCCCAAACGCAAAAATATCTCCAAACATATCAACATAGGCAAAGTCCTTCACTTGAACCTCTGCACTTTTATGTTCCTATCTACAAAAATTCGCCCATGAATAAATGGGAAATTTCCTTCATTGCAAGTGTTTGCACCATTGTTCTCCTGTGCAGTTACTACAGCATACTCAAAAGTGCCTGCCTTGCATTTCGTGGTGCGACCTCTAGAAACCGGGATAGAAGGCGGCTTATGAACGAGGCCGACCCTGAATCCGATGATCTTTCCCTACAGTTTCACAGCCATGGATTGGAATCTTCCATCCTGAACTCTATTCCCATCACTCAAtttgagaagaagaatgaaggagAAGACACGGAAAGAAACACAGAGTGTGCAGTTTGCTTGGGTGAGTTCGAAGAGGGGCAGTGGCTAAAACATCTACCCAACTGCACTCATGCCTTCCATGTTCCTTGCATAGACACTTGGTTTCAGTCTCACTCTAATTGTCCTCTGTGTAGATCGCATATATATGATGTCGATATCCATCATGAATCTTCTATTTCTCTGCACACAATGCTGGAAACTCTAAGGAGGGAAGACTTTTTCCATGAAAGGGCAGCACGTTACCAGATTCTACATTCTACAATCATAGCAGACTCAGGACCGAGACATGAATCCTCTAACGGCACCAGTTGA
- the LOC108990990 gene encoding 60S ribosomal protein L23a-like has translation MAPAKVDSSKKGDPKAQALKTAKAVKTGPTFKKKAKKIRTSVTFHRPKTLKKERNPKYPRISAPPRNKLDHYQILKYPLTTESAMKKIEDNNTLVFIVDIRADKKKIKGAVKKMYDIQAKKVNTLIRPDGTKKAYVRLTPDYDALDVANKIGII, from the exons ATGGCGCCTGCTAAAG TTGACAGTTCCAAAAAGGGTGATCCAAAGGCACAGGCTCTGAAGACTGCTAAAGCTGTGAAAACAGGTCCAACCTTTAAGAAGAAGGCTAAGAAGATACGAACATCAGTTACCTTTCACCGTCCAAAGACATTGAAGAAGGAGAGGAATCCTAAGTATCCTCGAATTAGTGCTCCACCAAGGAACAAGCTTGATCATTATCAGATTCTCAAATATCCCCTCACTACTGAATCCGCAATGAAGAAGATTGAAGATAACAACACTTTGGTTTTCATTGTTGACATCCGTGCTgacaagaagaagatcaaggGTGCTGTCAAGAAGATGTATGATATTCAGGCTAAGAAAGTGAATACTTTGATCAG GCCTGATGGTACCAAGAAGGCCTATGTTAGATTGACACCAGACTACGATGCCTTGGATGTGGCAAACAAAATTGGTATTATCTGA
- the LOC108990987 gene encoding monofunctional riboflavin biosynthesis protein RIBA 3, chloroplastic, with protein MDSALFPHPLFSLHVFTSSRWHRSLAACQSTGFYLYKHRLLNHPCLATRISRVGAGNLYDDSTLKGTENGSLLGSFDESASAPFGTLDAEITPETIDFFVSDAEGDPDCPSDGYSSIEQALNTLRQGKFVIVVDDESGDVEGNLIMAATFTNPRDVAFMVKHGSGIVSVGMKEEDLQRLKLPLMSPDTEDEDSSAPTFTITVDSKTGTSTGVSASDRAKTVHALSSPESKPEHFRKPGHVFPLKYRNGGVLRRAGHTEASVDLVSLAGLRPVSVLSAVVDEDDGSMASLPVLRKLALEHSIPIVSITDLIRYRRKRENLVERTAISRLPTKWGLFQAYCYRSKLDRTEHVAVVKGNIGHGEDVLVRVHSECLTGDIFGSARCDCGNQLDLAMQLIEQAGRGVVVYLRGHEGRGIGLGHKLRAYNLQDQGHDTVQANIELGLAVDAREYGIGAQILRDIGVRTMRLMTNNPAKFTGLKGYGLAVIGRVPVMTPITEENKKYLETKRTKMGHVYGSDIQGPLA; from the exons ATGGATTCTGCTTTGTTTCCTCATCCCTTGTTTTCCCTGCATGTCTTCACCAGCTCACG ATGGCACCGATCCTTGGCGGCTTGTCAGAGCACGGGATTTTACCTATACAAGCACAGGTTATTGAATCATCCTTGTTTGGCTACTAGGATTTCTAGAGTTGGTGCCGGAAACCTGTATGATGACAGTACTTTGAAGGGGACTGAAAATGGCTCTCTGTTGGGCTCCTTTGACGAGTCAGCTTCAGCACCATTTGGGACATTAGACGCTGAAATTACTCCAGAAACCATTGATTTCTTTGTCAGCGATGCTGAGGGTGACCCTGACTGTCCATCCGACGGATACTCTTCGATTGAGCAGGCGCTTAATACACTACGCCAAGGAAAG TTTGTGATTGTTGTAGATGATGAAAGTGGAGATGTTGAAGGAAACCTTATCATGGCAGCAACTTTTACAAATCCCAGGGACGTAGCCTTTATGGTTAAGCACGGATCAGGAATTGTTTCGGTGGGTATGAAAGAGGAGGATCTTCAAAGACTGAAGCTTCCTCTAATGTCGCCAGACACTGAAGATGAAGACTCTTCTGCCCCCACTTTCACAATCACAGTG GATTCAAAAACTGGCACTTCAACTGGAGTATCAGCTTCGGACAGGGCAAAGACTGTTCATGCCCTCTCATCTCCCGAGTCTAAGCCAGAACACTTCCGAAAGCCGGGTCATGTTTTTCCTCTCAAGTACAGAAATGGTGGGGTTCTTAGAAGAGCTGGTCACACTGAGGCTTCTGTAGATTTAGTTTCACTGGCTGGCTTGCGACCAGTTTCCGTTCTTTCTGCTGTCGTTGACGAAGATGATGGTTCCATGGCGTCTTTGCCCGTTTTAAGGAAGTTGGCGTTGGAGCACAGCATTCCAATTGTgtctataactgatttaattaG GTACAGGAGAAAGAGGGAGAATTTGGTTGAAAGGACTGCTATTTCGCGTCTGCCCACAAAATGGGGTCTATTTCAGGCATACTGCTATCGCTCAAAGCTAGATAGAACAGAACATGTAGCGGTTGTAAAG GGAAACATTGGCCATGGAGAAGATGTTTTAGTAAGGGTTCATTCAGAGTGTTTAACAGGGGATATATTTGGTTCAGCTCGGTGTGATTGTGGTAACCAGTTGGATTTGGCGATGCAGTTAATAGAGCAAGCTGGTAGAGGTGTTGTTGTTTACCTTCGAGGTCATGAAGGAAGAGGAATAGGCCTAGGTCACAAACTTCGGGCCTATAATTTGCAGGATCAAGGCCATGACACAGTCCAGGCCAATATAGAACTTGGCCTAGCTGTTGATGCACGCGAGTATGGCATTGGTGCCCAG ATTCTAAGAGACATTGGAGTTCGAACAATGCGGCTAATGACCAATAATCCGGCCAAGTTCACTGGTCTGAAGGGGTACGGCTTGGCAGTCATTGGGCGGGTTCCTGTCATGACACCTATTACAGAGGAAAACAAGAAGTACTTGGAAACCAAACGAACCAAGATGGGTCATGTTTACGGGTCTGATATACAAGGACCATTAGCCTGA